The genomic interval TTTCTACATCATTCTTTTTTAAATACTCTTGGGCAAATGTATGTTTTTTTGTGGTTTCTAGTCCAATAAACTCTAAATGATCTTTCTTAAAGTTATTAACATCTGCTTCTGTTGGCAATTGTTCTACATTACCTAACATACCTAAATTATTACCCGTTAACACCGTACTATTCCGTATTTCTAAAGGTATTTTATCAACTCCAATACCTAAAGTACTTACTGGTTTGGGTATCTCAAAAAAACCATCTTTTGCTCTTGTGTAAAAATTACCTCCTGCTCTTGCCACCAAGTCTATTTTATGCTGATCTATGCTTCCATCAGCAGCTAAAACGTCTTCAGAAATATGTACTTTAACCACCTCACAAACTATTAAATTTCCAGCTCCACCTTCATCACCAGTAAAAATAACATCATTTACTTTGCATTCTAATTGTACTGGAGATTCTGCAACTCTAAATGGTTTTATAAGATCTGAAGGCAACATGGTAAACCCTGCTTTTTCAAACTCATTTACACCTTGCGGATATTCTGTACTACTTAAAGACATTTGCTGTACCATGGCATAATTCACCACATTTATAACCACTTCTTTAGTAGCCAAAACATTTTCTAACGTGTGTTTTGTAGTATTACCTTTTACCCTTCTGGCAGGAGAAAAAACTAATATGGGAGGATTTGCTCCAAAAATATTAAAAAAACTAAAAGGAGATAAATTCGGATTTCCATCGGCATCAACCGTACTTGCAAAAGCAATAGGTCTTGGTGCAATGGCACCTAATAAATAACCATGTAATTTTTGTGTAGAAATCTCTTTTGGATTGATAGATAGCATACTTATAAATTTTACTAAATGCCATTTAGAGCACAACTAAAAAGTTTAACGAAATACGATATCTTCGTTTGATACTTTTATCAGAATAAAATTTTGAAAAAAGTAAAAATGCTAACTGGCAAATATTATTTGCTTTGTAAAGATACTATCTAATCTTTAAATGAGTTATACAGAGGAAACCTTATATTTGTTTTGATGAACTTTTTTTCTAATACCCTTTTATTTAAACGAATTACCATTCTTGTTTCGTTTATTATAGTTTCTTTAATTTTATGGAACACCTATACTTTCTTTCAAAAATTTAAACAAGAAGAGCGTATTAAAATGGAAATTTTAGCAACTGCACAAAAAGAAATTGCTAGCGATACCAACTTAGATGCCAATGTAGATTTACCCTTAAAAATTATTGAGAATAACAATAATATTCCCATGATTCTGGTAAATGACAAAGGAGAAATAGAATATTTCCAAAACTTAGATTCTGTAAAAGCGTTAAATCCTAAATATCTAGAAAAGCAATTGATAGAAATGAAGGCCGAAAACCTACCTATTGAGGTTAGTTATAAAGGAAAAAACAAACAGTTTATTTATTATCGGAATTCAGATTTACTAAACAGATTAACGTATTATCCTATTGCGTTAATTTTAATTTTATTTCTATTTTTGAGTGTTATTTATATGTTTTACAGCTCTAATAAAGTTGCAGAAACCAATAAACTTTGGACAGGTATGGCCAAAGAAACAGCGCATCAAATTGGTACGCCTTTGTCTTCTCTTTTAGGATGGATTGCCATTTTAAAAATGGAAAAAATAGATGATAAATATGTAGAAGAAATAGAAAAAGACGTTAGCAGATTAAATACCATTGCAAATCGTTTTTCTAAAATTGGTTCTACACCAGAGCTTGAAAAAGAAAATGTAGTTGCCATAACAAAACAAGCTTTCGATTATTTAGAATCTAGAAGTTCTAAACAAATTTCTTTCTCTTTTACAACTTCAGACACTGAGATTTACACCCATTTAAACACAGAGTTGTTTGGTTGGGTTATAGAAAACCTCATCAAAAATGCTATTGACGCCATGTTAGGCAAAGGTCAGCTAGATCTAAACATAGAGAATACATCTAAAAAAATAAAAATTACGGTTTCAGACACCGGAAAAGGAATGCCGAAAAAACTATTTAGACAGATTTTCAAACCCGGTTTTACTACAAAAAAACGTGGATGGGGATTAGGTTTATCACTATCCAAACGTATTGTTTCCGATTATCATAAAGGGAAAATATTTGTGCAAAAATCTGAAATTGGAAAAGGAACTACTTTTGAGATTTTATTGAATAAAGTGTAGTTTTTTTCAACCCAAAACACAAATATCTTTCATAAAACGAGAAAAAAAAGCTTTAAAACACTACAAGCAGCTACTATTACTCTTTTTTTATCAGCAGAAATACCGTTTAAAGAAAGTAACTTGCAATTCGTCTAACCTATAAACCGAATCAAATAATAATATCCTAATTTTAAAGAGTCTTCTATAAATTTGTATCGCAATAGTTTAATTTATAACAATTTGCACAGTGTTATACAAATTTTAAAAGACTTATAAAATGAAACATAATTTACATAAAATATTTATCTGTATAGTTTTATTAACCATAACACAAGTTGGTTATAGTCAATTAAGTGATTTACATTTCCTTCCACCATTAAAGCAAGACACTAACAACCAAGCTATTCAGCAACAAACCATCTATTTATCTACACCAGAAACTTCAAGTTTCAATATAAAAGTATATAGAGGTACAAATACTACAGAAATTACTACTTTATCACTATCAAAAGCAACTCCCAAAACCTATAACCCAGGTAATGGAGACAACAATATAACCCTAGTAACCAATGCCAATACAGGAATCATTTTATCTAACAGTGGTTTGCGTTTTGAATCTGAAAATGGAGAAAAATTTTATGTGAATTATAGAGGTAGATCAGCTTCACAAGCGGCTTCAATTACCTCTAAAGGTAGAGCTGCTTTAGGTCAGAAATTTAAATGGGGAGGCGCTCCTATTGAAGCAAATCATAAAACTATGAGTGCTACATTAGGTATTATGGCTACTGAAGACAATACCCAAATAAAAATAAGTGGTTATAATACAGAATGTAAATTTAGAGCTACAAATAATGTCGATGGAATTACTGATAATACTATTAATATTACATTAAACAAAGGTCAATCTTATGTGCTTGAAGCTGCAAAAGACGCAACCACAGCCAATATAGACGGATGGATTGGTGCCTCTATTGATGCTGACAAAGATATTGCCATTAGTAACGGAATGTTAAATTTTGGGGTAAACCCAAGTAGTGGAAGTAGAGATGCGGGAGCAGACCAACCTGTACCTGAAGACAAATTAGGAAAAGAGTATGTTTTTGTTCGTGGTAACGGTGGTACAACTAATGAGTTTGTAATTATCATAGGAACACAAGCAAATACAGAAATTTATGTAAATAATGAGAGTACACCTTTTGCTACAATTGGTGTTGGGGAGTATGCAGAAATACCATCTTCTAAATATTCTGGTACTACATCTGGTAAAAACATGTTTGTATCTTCAACCAAAAACGTATATGCTTACCAAGTAATTTCAGGTAGTTCATCTATTATTACGGTAAGTTTAAATTTTGTAGCTCCTGTAAATTGTTTATTGCCTGACGCAGTGGATTATATTTCTAATATCGAAGATATTTCTGGAATTACGGCTTCAGGAGGTTTATACATTATAGCATCAACAACAACAGCTAATTCTAATATTGTTGTTACTGATGACAGTGGTGTAGTTGCTTTACCTACAGAAGAAGCCATTTCAGGTACAGCAGACTGGAAAACATTTTATATTACAGGACTTACAGGAGATGTATCTGTAAATTCTTCAGGTCCAATATCTGTAGGGTTTTTAGGGTTTAACGGTGCTAGAGGTATCGCTGGTTATTTTTCTGGGTTTGATACTGTACCAGTTACAGAATTAGCTATAACAGGTGGAGGTTGTTTACCAGGCGGTGCCATTGAAGTAGTTACTAAAAATTTTGAATCTTACCAATGGTATGACAATGGTGTTTTAGTCCCTGGTGAAAACGGACCTACATATACCCCAACAACATCTGGAGACTATTACGTACGTGTTTCTAAAGGAGGTTGTACCTATGATTCTCAACCAATTTCGGCTTATTATTGTAACCCAGATATCATTGTTAACAAAACTGCTGACAAGAGTGATGTTATGGAAGGAGAAAGCATTACTTTTAAAATTATAATAGAAAGTAAAGGTGTTAATCCTGTTACAAATATTAATATTTCTGATGTAATGCCTAATGGATTAACAGTTGTTAGTGCAAGCCCAAGTATTGGTTCTTGGACAACTCCTAATTGGACATTAGGAAATCTTACAAGTGGCCAAGTAGAAACAATTACAATTGTAGCAAAAGTAGATCCAATGACAGGAACTAACTCAACTGTTGCCAAAACAAATACAGCTAGAAACACACAAGATCAAACAGACAATAATATCACCAGTGATTCTCCTTCTGTTTCTTTTAACATCTTAAGAGATTATGATGGAGATGGTATAGCAGACATATATGATATTGATGATGATAATGATGGAGTTTTAGACACCACTGAAGGAAATAACGATACCGATAACGACGGTATACCAAATCAATTAGATTTAGATTCTGATGGAGATGGTTGCCCAGATACTATAGAAGCTAGTGTACCTACTGTATTAGAAAGTGCAAGCGTAATTAATACCACCACCACAAATACGGCAGATGCTGTAGTAAACATTACAAATAACCCTGTTGGAGATAATGGATTAGCGGCTAGCCTAGAAACTAATGATAATACTACAACCTCTATAAACTATACATCAACCTACAATACGTATGCATTAGATAAAAACACAAATGTCTGTGGAGTTGCTATGATTACACAAGTATATCAAACAGCCACAGAACGTTGGATAGAAATTACCAATAGTCATGCTGTAAATATCATTGCACCAAATGCAACTATTATTGCGCTCTTTAAAAATACTTCTGGAGATCAAACAGGTAACACTCCTACTGCTTTTACTTCTAACACTAGTGTTATTAACCCAGGTGAGTCTATACTAATATCTGCAGGAACTGTTTCTAATAAGCTTTCTACAGCATCAGAAATAGTAAATATAAATGTAACCAATTTTGATGCTGCAAATGATATTTTAGCCTTAACAAGAATATCTAATACGAATGCTTGGGCATCAAGAATTGATGTGATAGCAGCTATAGAAGACAATACAAGCTATGTACGTATTGATGAAGTTTCTGCACCAAATAAAACTGCAGATGCAACAGAATGGGTTGCTTTTATAGACGATGACATTATTACTTATTCAGATGACGCAAATGATAATGCTATAGAACGTCATGCACACGATCCTTTATTATCTGAAATAGCTACTGCTAATGATGAAACCAATATAAAACCAGGTTTACATAGATTCCAATTTACAGACAGAACTACCGTATTAGGCAGTAGTGTTTGGACAAACGGATACCCAGATAGATCTAGAAATGTAAAGGTTTCTGAAGATTATAATCATACAGGTAAGTTAAGTGCTAGAAAATTAGAAGTTAAAGAAAGTAGTATTTTTACGATTACAGATAATCTATTAGTAGTTACAAATGAAATAATTATTAAAGATACAAACGATGAAATACGCTTAATTAGTTCAGACAACACTAATAAGGCACAGTTAATTCAAACACATAAAACAGCATCTAAAGTTACTGGAAATGGTAAATTATTAGTAGACCAAAACTCTACAGTACCAAGTAAGTACAGATACAATTATTTGAGTTCTCCTGTACGTACTCTTAATGCTACAACATTTACCATAGAAGATGTTTTAAAAGACGGTACAATACCAACCTCTGCAACTTCTGCAATTACAGACATTAACTTTGTGAGTGGTTATGATGGTAATACTACATCTCCTATTTCTATAGCAGATCATTGGATATACACATATGCAACAGGATCTAATGGAAGATCTGGTTGGTCTCATAAATACAAAGGTGGTACAATTTCACAAACCGATGGATTTACTTTTAAAGGACCTGGTGCTGCACAAAATTATACTTTTGTTGGGACTCCTAAAGATGGAGAATTAACAACAACTATTAACGCAGGAAACTCTTATTTAGTAGGAAACCCGTATGCATCTGCAATGAGTGCTAAAAAGTTTATTCAAGATAATTTAGACGTTACGAACGGTAGTTTATATTTTTGGGAACATGTAGGAGAAAAAAGTTCTACAAATGGTTCTGAAGGCCATAATTATGGCGGATATGTTGGTGGATATGCTGTTAGAAACTTATCTGGAGGCGTTGCTGCAAACAGTGTAGTTGACAATAATAACAGTAATAATGGCACACCTACTTTGGGTAATGGATCTTATACAGAGCCAAAATCTTTTATAGCAATCGGACAAGGATTTTTTATAGAAGGAGACGATGTACTCTCTGGACCTATTGTTTTTAACAACAGCCAAAGAGAATATGTACAAGAAGGAACAAATTCTCATTTCTTTAAAAGTGAAAACAGAAAATCAAAAGCTAAAAAAAGCTTTACAAATACATTGCCAATTATTAAATTAGGAATGAGTTATACCGATGATAATAACGTCAATTTACATAGACAATTAGCTATTTCATTTAAAGACAATAACTCTTTTAACTTTGATAAAGGATACGATACTGAAATTTATGATGTAGGAACTACGGATATCTATTGGAAGTTTCCTAATACTAATGAAAAATATGTAATTACTGGTGTACAAAGTATTTCTGAAGAACTAGAAATTCCTTTAGAGTTGATTATTTCTAAAGATGGACAAGTAACAATTAGCTTAGATGAATGGAATGAAATTGACAGAAACATCTACATAACAGATAAATTAACAAGAACATCTTATTTACTTAATAATGAAAGTATTGTTTTAACACTTGCAAAAGGAACCTACACAGACCGTTTTGTACTTGCTTTTTCTGAAATTATTAAAAGCAAAGTATTAGGTATAGAAGATGCAATTTTAGAGAACAACGTTTCTATTTACTTAGATAATAACGCTAAAGAATTGGTAATTGATAACAACAGTAATTTAGAATTAAAAAAGGTAACTTTATTTAATTTATTAGGTCAAAAAGTGGCTGAATGGAATACAATTGAAACCAATACAATCCAAAATAGATTGAAAATTAATACTATTTCTAAAGCTATTTACATTGTAAATATTGATACAGAAAATGGAAGAGTTACTAAAAAAATAGCAGTAGAATAATTTATTTTTAGGAAATAAAAACTAATTTCTAAACATTAAAAAGCCTACTATATATAATAGTAGGCTTTTTAATTAGAAGCTATTTCCCGCTTTCTCTACTCGCTTTTATTGCCGAAAAAAATGGCAATAAAGAGCTCAAACATACCGTTCAATCAGGGCTAAACTTGTTTGCCAACTAATTATTTGTAATTTATACAGTATAGTTTTAAAGCAAGAAATCTAATATTTTATTAATACCAAAACCTAAAATCATTCCTATTAACATCCAATAAAAACGTTGTTTTTTGTCTGTTTTTACAATTCGCTTATCTAACAATTCTTCATTATTTTTCAATTCAAGTATAATTTCTTTTTTATCGAATTGTTTATAATTTGATTCTAATGTTAAATCGCTATATTTTAGTTTTACTTTATGCTTAATTCCAGAAAAAGAGAACTTCTTAGATATTATTTTTCCATTTAACAAAACACTTTCAACTCCAAAGAAAGAATTTAAAAACTCAATTTTATTAGATTCTATATTAAATTCAGCGTATTTCATTTTTAGTTAGAGTTATTAGTTTTTATTCAAATTTAGATAAAATACTTGCCGCCAAAGCAACAAACTCTTCATTTGTTAATTTTACTTTTTGATTAAATTGCATGTCTGCCATTGCATTTGTTGGCACTAAATGTACGTGTACATGAGGCACTTCTAAACCAATAACACTCATACAAACTCTTTTACAAGAAACTGCTTTTTCTAAAGCTTCTGCAACTCGGTAAGAGAAATCCATCAAACTTAAATATTCTTCTTTAGACAAATCGAATAGTTTGTTTTCTTCCTTTTTAGGCACTACTAACGTGTGTCCTTTTGCATTTGGATTGATATCTAAAAAAGCAATATAATTATCGTCTTCCGCTACTTTGTAACAAGGAATTTCTCCTTCTATTATTTTTGTAAAAATGCTCATTTTTTTTATTGATTTGATTTATAAACTAGATCTAAACTATGCTCGATCTTACAAACAGTAGTAAAGGTAAAAAAAGAATTCGGGTTCTAGCAATGCTAAAACCCGAATTTATGATGGAAACTTGTATAAAAAGTTTATTTGTTTTAGAAAGTCTTAAAAACCTGCAAACAAGTCTAGCCCTGATTAACTCCGCTTTAATATTACTTTGAGTCGTTGAATGCTTCGCATTTGAAACAGCATCCTTTTTTTGTTTTTCTCAAAAAAAAAGATAGTCTTTCGACTCCGCTCTAGATAAATTCCAAGCAGGAAACAGCTTCTAAAAAAATTATCTAGAAATGTTTACAATTTCGAATTTCATAATTCCGTTTGGTACTTTAATTTCTGCAACATCACCAACTTCTTTACCTAACAAACCTTTACCTATTGGTGAGTTTACAGATAATTTACCGTTTCTAACATCGGTTTCTGAATCTGCAACCAACGTGTAAGAAAACTCCATTTTGTTAGCTATATTTTTTATTTTTACAATAGAATGAATTAGTACTTTAGACGTATCTAATTGAGATTCATCTATAATTCTTGCACTAGAAATAACGTTCTTTAACTTGGCAATTTTAAATTCTAGGTGAGATTGTTCTTCTTTTGCAGCATGATATTCTGCATTTTCACTTAAATCTCCTTTATCTCGTGCATCTGCAATTTCTGTAGTTACTCTTGGGCGCTCCACTTGCTCTAGTTGCACCAATTCATCTTTCAATTTCTTTAATCCTTCTGCTGAATAATAAGATATCTCGCTCATTTTTTTTTATTTTAATTTCTAACCTCAATTTAATAACTTCTTAATTTTATTAAAAACAAGTTGCTTTTACACTAAAAAAACCCAACACGGGTTTATATTAAAAAATCCCATTGCCCTAACAGGAATGAGATTGAATAACAAAGATACAAAATATTTGTAACTTGCTAACGTTTTAAATAAAATGAAACTTTTGTATGATTAAAAAAATAGTATTATTCTGCTGCTTTATGATTGTTATGTCATGCTCAGATAACACCCAAATTAATGATTGTTTTTTAGATGTAAACGTCTCTGAAGTTTTAAATACGAGGCTTCCATCCTACCAATTA from Polaribacter sejongensis carries:
- a CDS encoding flavin reductase family protein, translating into MLSINPKEISTQKLHGYLLGAIAPRPIAFASTVDADGNPNLSPFSFFNIFGANPPILVFSPARRVKGNTTKHTLENVLATKEVVINVVNYAMVQQMSLSSTEYPQGVNEFEKAGFTMLPSDLIKPFRVAESPVQLECKVNDVIFTGDEGGAGNLIVCEVVKVHISEDVLAADGSIDQHKIDLVARAGGNFYTRAKDGFFEIPKPVSTLGIGVDKIPLEIRNSTVLTGNNLGMLGNVEQLPTEADVNNFKKDHLEFIGLETTKKHTFAQEYLKKNDVESAWKVLLLN
- a CDS encoding sensor histidine kinase gives rise to the protein MNFFSNTLLFKRITILVSFIIVSLILWNTYTFFQKFKQEERIKMEILATAQKEIASDTNLDANVDLPLKIIENNNNIPMILVNDKGEIEYFQNLDSVKALNPKYLEKQLIEMKAENLPIEVSYKGKNKQFIYYRNSDLLNRLTYYPIALILILFLFLSVIYMFYSSNKVAETNKLWTGMAKETAHQIGTPLSSLLGWIAILKMEKIDDKYVEEIEKDVSRLNTIANRFSKIGSTPELEKENVVAITKQAFDYLESRSSKQISFSFTTSDTEIYTHLNTELFGWVIENLIKNAIDAMLGKGQLDLNIENTSKKIKITVSDTGKGMPKKLFRQIFKPGFTTKKRGWGLGLSLSKRIVSDYHKGKIFVQKSEIGKGTTFEILLNKV
- a CDS encoding T9SS type A sorting domain-containing protein; this translates as MKHNLHKIFICIVLLTITQVGYSQLSDLHFLPPLKQDTNNQAIQQQTIYLSTPETSSFNIKVYRGTNTTEITTLSLSKATPKTYNPGNGDNNITLVTNANTGIILSNSGLRFESENGEKFYVNYRGRSASQAASITSKGRAALGQKFKWGGAPIEANHKTMSATLGIMATEDNTQIKISGYNTECKFRATNNVDGITDNTINITLNKGQSYVLEAAKDATTANIDGWIGASIDADKDIAISNGMLNFGVNPSSGSRDAGADQPVPEDKLGKEYVFVRGNGGTTNEFVIIIGTQANTEIYVNNESTPFATIGVGEYAEIPSSKYSGTTSGKNMFVSSTKNVYAYQVISGSSSIITVSLNFVAPVNCLLPDAVDYISNIEDISGITASGGLYIIASTTTANSNIVVTDDSGVVALPTEEAISGTADWKTFYITGLTGDVSVNSSGPISVGFLGFNGARGIAGYFSGFDTVPVTELAITGGGCLPGGAIEVVTKNFESYQWYDNGVLVPGENGPTYTPTTSGDYYVRVSKGGCTYDSQPISAYYCNPDIIVNKTADKSDVMEGESITFKIIIESKGVNPVTNINISDVMPNGLTVVSASPSIGSWTTPNWTLGNLTSGQVETITIVAKVDPMTGTNSTVAKTNTARNTQDQTDNNITSDSPSVSFNILRDYDGDGIADIYDIDDDNDGVLDTTEGNNDTDNDGIPNQLDLDSDGDGCPDTIEASVPTVLESASVINTTTTNTADAVVNITNNPVGDNGLAASLETNDNTTTSINYTSTYNTYALDKNTNVCGVAMITQVYQTATERWIEITNSHAVNIIAPNATIIALFKNTSGDQTGNTPTAFTSNTSVINPGESILISAGTVSNKLSTASEIVNINVTNFDAANDILALTRISNTNAWASRIDVIAAIEDNTSYVRIDEVSAPNKTADATEWVAFIDDDIITYSDDANDNAIERHAHDPLLSEIATANDETNIKPGLHRFQFTDRTTVLGSSVWTNGYPDRSRNVKVSEDYNHTGKLSARKLEVKESSIFTITDNLLVVTNEIIIKDTNDEIRLISSDNTNKAQLIQTHKTASKVTGNGKLLVDQNSTVPSKYRYNYLSSPVRTLNATTFTIEDVLKDGTIPTSATSAITDINFVSGYDGNTTSPISIADHWIYTYATGSNGRSGWSHKYKGGTISQTDGFTFKGPGAAQNYTFVGTPKDGELTTTINAGNSYLVGNPYASAMSAKKFIQDNLDVTNGSLYFWEHVGEKSSTNGSEGHNYGGYVGGYAVRNLSGGVAANSVVDNNNSNNGTPTLGNGSYTEPKSFIAIGQGFFIEGDDVLSGPIVFNNSQREYVQEGTNSHFFKSENRKSKAKKSFTNTLPIIKLGMSYTDDNNVNLHRQLAISFKDNNSFNFDKGYDTEIYDVGTTDIYWKFPNTNEKYVITGVQSISEELEIPLELIISKDGQVTISLDEWNEIDRNIYITDKLTRTSYLLNNESIVLTLAKGTYTDRFVLAFSEIIKSKVLGIEDAILENNVSIYLDNNAKELVIDNNSNLELKKVTLFNLLGQKVAEWNTIETNTIQNRLKINTISKAIYIVNIDTENGRVTKKIAVE
- a CDS encoding HIT family protein is translated as MSIFTKIIEGEIPCYKVAEDDNYIAFLDINPNAKGHTLVVPKKEENKLFDLSKEEYLSLMDFSYRVAEALEKAVSCKRVCMSVIGLEVPHVHVHLVPTNAMADMQFNQKVKLTNEEFVALAASILSKFE
- the greA gene encoding transcription elongation factor GreA, which produces MSEISYYSAEGLKKLKDELVQLEQVERPRVTTEIADARDKGDLSENAEYHAAKEEQSHLEFKIAKLKNVISSARIIDESQLDTSKVLIHSIVKIKNIANKMEFSYTLVADSETDVRNGKLSVNSPIGKGLLGKEVGDVAEIKVPNGIMKFEIVNISR